From a single Lytechinus variegatus isolate NC3 chromosome 9, Lvar_3.0, whole genome shotgun sequence genomic region:
- the LOC121421371 gene encoding leucine-rich repeat extensin-like protein 6 produces MPFGHHHHHHHHHHPPPHRHHHHGPGPAFGFMAGAALGAGAAAAASASRQPPPPRTVVKEEKTVVYVTNPPPPSYPTGTAPPPPPQSYPYPQQGYPQQPPPAYPYPQNPPPVGYPQPPPPTTGYPQPPPVGYPGSTYPN; encoded by the exons tttggacaccaccaccaccaccatcaccaccaccatccccctccacatcgtcatcatcaccatggaCCTGGTCCTGCCTTCGGCTTCATGGCAGGGGCGGCCTTAGGGGCCGGGGCCGCAGCCGCTGCCAGTGCAAGCCGTCAGCCGCCCCCACCGAGGACAGTTGTCAAGGAGGAAAAGACAGTTGTT TACGTGACCAACCCTCCACCGCCTAGCTATCCGACTGGAACCGCACCACCTCCCCCACCGCAGAGCTACCCGTACCCCCAACAAGGCTACCCACAGCAACCCCCACCAGCATATCCGTACCCGCAGAATCCACCCCCAGTCGGGTATCCGCAACCGCCTCCACCAACTACTGGATACCCGCAACCACCTCCAGTCGGTTATCCGGGGTCAACTTATCCGAATTAG